A genomic region of Canis aureus isolate CA01 chromosome 16, VMU_Caureus_v.1.0, whole genome shotgun sequence contains the following coding sequences:
- the MEIOC gene encoding meiosis-specific coiled-coil domain-containing protein MEIOC isoform X1 yields the protein MEVRGGDTCPLPRPPGLREGLEPKVAFRGGANRCWNLRADPSSRLTDVFNSVMLTGSTSFYDCYKSQSEDSVDLRQTYTPLSSSTEYSSSVDSSLFYAPWSTYGDDIKQPSNSQINVKNRIQTERNDYGSETDLYGLVSNILEEQDKSQPYFAEGTCSSNLKSVWPMNTSRFADHHDLLTETKRPIDTAISQQAFYSGESVSAVEKQYLHNSNLIPQQKVDELYHGFTGLDLEEQWMYPSRSDHSNCYNIQTNDTAKTTFQDYPFIKNCFTSQTGLSDIMKESGVDTYSYGREKICAKGLEVPLQQKRAEMFLSQFNRYSENADYCRYPEYVHPNKAKLNKCSNFSVQDSKKLANGTPETPTLEADTYTKLFQVKPANQKKMEETIPGQQNFTFPKTTPHLTEKQFAKEAGFTADFGIKSEYGLKPHTACPANNDFANVTEKQQFTKPDPPNSEYFKSMNLLSSSATFSGGINLSRPTWMNVQTKSNTPIPYRNQGNLMKLNSHVSVASKGSNHPSDFPQLLSINLTPNSSLFQKYCQENPSAFSSFDFSYNGAERIQSVNHMEGLTKTGEENLFESVTDKKIKQPNGFCDNYSAQQYGIIENVNKHNFQAKNGHYDPEEGPKHLDGLSQNTYQDLLESQGHFNSHSQGSGDNNINSRVNRTQASCFSNNYMMGDLRHNQSFQPLGSNGFPLRSTHPFGHSVVPLLDSYDLFSYDDLSHLYPYFNDMMYGDNSFSGFVPTFGFQRPIKTRSGPASELHIRLEECYEQWRALEKERKKTELALAKNYPGKKVSSTNNTPIPRLTSNPSRVDRLIVDELREQARVVTLLGKMERLRSSPLHANISTALDRHLESIHIVQSRRKDEIVNASNRQRQGVPRCQDDRDVFALASAIKEMCVATRKARTTLWCALQMTLPKTASTAGQTDVEKALQDIVNCEDKVHENINSSNPMNQRGEANKH from the exons AGTGAAGACAGTGTTGACCTAAGGCAGACCTATACTCCACTTTCTTCATCAACAGAATATTCAAGTTCTGTAGATTCTTCACTTTTTTATGCACCATGGTCTACTTATGGAGACGATATTAAACAGCCTTCTAATTCTCAGATCAATGTAAAGAACAG gattcAAACGGAAAGAAATGACTATGGCAGTGAAACAGACTTATATGGACTTGTGTCTAATATTTTGGAAGAACAAGATAAGTCACAGCCGTATTTTGCTGAGGG GACCTGCTCCTCCAATTTAAAGTCAGTTTGGCCAATGAACACAAGCAGATTTGCAGATCACCATGACCTCTTAACAGAAACCAAAAGGCCAATAGATACAGCCATCTCTCAGCAAGCTTTTTATAGTGGTGAATCTGTGTCAGCAGTGGAAAAGCAATACCTGCATAATAGTAATCTAATACCACAACAAAAAGTAGATGAACTTTATCATGGATTTACTGGTTTAGACCTTGAAGAACAATGGATGTACCCCTCACGAAGTGATCATTCTAACTGTTACAATATCCAGACAAATGATACAGCTAAGACAACATTCCAAGATTATCCATTTATCAAAAACTGTTTTACATCACAAACTGGTCTGTCTGACATCATGAAAGAATCAGGAGTTGATACTTACTCttatggaagagagaaaatatgtgcTAAAGGTCTTGAAGTACCATTACAGCAAAAAAGGGCAGAAATGTTTCTTTCTCAATTTAATAGATACAGTGAAAATGCAGATTATTGTAGATACCCAGAATATGTTCATCCTAATAAGGCTAAGCTTAATAAGTGTTCGAATTTTAGTGTCCAAGATAGTAAAAAATTAGCTAATGGTACACCTGAAACACCAACTCTAGAAGCAGACACCTATACCAAGTTATTTCAGGTTAAACcagcaaatcagaaaaaaatggaggagaCAATACCTGGCCAGCAGAATTTCACATTTCCAAAAACCACACCACATCTGACAGAAAAACAGTTTGCAAAGGAAGCAGGATTCACTGCTGATTTTGGCATAAAATCAGAATATGGACTAAAACCTCACACAGCTTGTCCAGCTAATAATGATTTTGCTAATGTCACAGAAAAACAACAGTTTACTAAACCTGACCCCCCAAATTCAGAGTATTTTAAATCCATGAATTTATTATCAAGCTCAGCAACATTTTCAGGAGGTATCAACTTAAGTAGACCAACGTGGATGAACGTTCAAACAAAAAGTAACACTCCTATTCCTTATCGGAATCAAGGTAACTTGATGAAATTAAATAGTCACGTAAGTGTAGCTTCAAAAGGTTCTAACCATCCTTCAGATTTCCCCCAACTGTTATCCATAAATTTAACCCCAAATAGCAGTTTATTTCAGAAGTATTGCCAAGAAAACCCTTCAGCATTTTCTAGTTTTGATTTCAGTTACAATGGTGCAGAAAGAATTCAATCTGTCAATCACATGGAAGGACTGACAAAGACTGGAGAAGAAAATCTCTTTGAATCAGTtactgataaaaaaataaagcaaccaaATGGATTTTGTGATAACTATTCAGCTCAGCAGTATGGGATCAttgaaaatgtaaacaaacatAATTTTCAAGCTAAGAATGGACATTATGATCCTGAAGAAGGTCCAAAGCATTTAGATGGCTTATCTCAAAATACATATCAAGATCTGTTGGAGTCACAGGGTCATTTTAATAGCCACAGTCAGGGAAGTGGAGACAACAATATTAATAGCCGTGTGAATCGCACACAGGCATCATGCTTTTCTAATAATTATATGATGGGAGATTTAAGGCATAATCAAAGTTTTCAACCACTTGGCTCAAATGGGTTTCCCCTAAGATCCACTCACCCATTTGGCCATTCAGTTGTTCCACTGTTGGATtcttatgatttgttttcttATGATGACTTAAGCCATTTATACCCTTATTTTAATGATATGATGTATGGTGATAATTCCTTTTCTGGTTTCGTGCCAACTTTTGGATTTCAAAGACCAATTAAAACCCGTAGTGGACCAGCCAGTGAACTTCATATTCGACTAGAAGAATGCTATGAACAATGGAGAGcattagaaaaggagagaaaaaag ACTGAATTGGCTCTGGCCAAGAATTACCCAGGAAAAAAAGTATCCAGTACTAACAACACTCCAATTCCAAGGCTGACCTCCAACCCATCTCGAGTTGATCGCTTAATTGTGGATGAACTACGGGAACAAGCCAGA GTTGTGACTCTACTAGGCAAAATGGAACGTCTTCGAAGTTCTCCCCTTCATGCCAATATCTCTACTGCTCTTGATAGACACTTGGAGTCCATTCACATTGTACAGTCACGTAGAAAGGATGAAATTGTTAATGCTTCAAACAGACAAAGGCAAGGAGTTCCTAGATGCCAAGATGACAGAG ATGTTTTTGCCCTTGCTTCAGCAATTAAAGAGATGTGTGTGGCTACTCGGAAAGCACGTACTACCCTGTGGTGTGCACTGCAGATGACCTTGCCAAAAACAGCCAGTACAGCTGGCCAAACAGATGTGGAAAAAGCTTTACAAGATATAGTAAACTGTGAAGACAAAGTCCATGAAAACATAAATAGTAGCAATCCAATGAACCAGAGAGGTGAAGCAAACAAACATTAA
- the MEIOC gene encoding meiosis-specific coiled-coil domain-containing protein MEIOC isoform X3 produces MEVRGGDTCPLPRPPGLREGLESEDSVDLRQTYTPLSSSTEYSSSVDSSLFYAPWSTYGDDIKQPSNSQINVKNRIQTERNDYGSETDLYGLVSNILEEQDKSQPYFAEGTCSSNLKSVWPMNTSRFADHHDLLTETKRPIDTAISQQAFYSGESVSAVEKQYLHNSNLIPQQKVDELYHGFTGLDLEEQWMYPSRSDHSNCYNIQTNDTAKTTFQDYPFIKNCFTSQTGLSDIMKESGVDTYSYGREKICAKGLEVPLQQKRAEMFLSQFNRYSENADYCRYPEYVHPNKAKLNKCSNFSVQDSKKLANGTPETPTLEADTYTKLFQVKPANQKKMEETIPGQQNFTFPKTTPHLTEKQFAKEAGFTADFGIKSEYGLKPHTACPANNDFANVTEKQQFTKPDPPNSEYFKSMNLLSSSATFSGGINLSRPTWMNVQTKSNTPIPYRNQGNLMKLNSHVSVASKGSNHPSDFPQLLSINLTPNSSLFQKYCQENPSAFSSFDFSYNGAERIQSVNHMEGLTKTGEENLFESVTDKKIKQPNGFCDNYSAQQYGIIENVNKHNFQAKNGHYDPEEGPKHLDGLSQNTYQDLLESQGHFNSHSQGSGDNNINSRVNRTQASCFSNNYMMGDLRHNQSFQPLGSNGFPLRSTHPFGHSVVPLLDSYDLFSYDDLSHLYPYFNDMMYGDNSFSGFVPTFGFQRPIKTRSGPASELHIRLEECYEQWRALEKERKKTELALAKNYPGKKVSSTNNTPIPRLTSNPSRVDRLIVDELREQARVVTLLGKMERLRSSPLHANISTALDRHLESIHIVQSRRKDEIVNASNRQRQGVPRCQDDRDVFALASAIKEMCVATRKARTTLWCALQMTLPKTASTAGQTDVEKALQDIVNCEDKVHENINSSNPMNQRGEANKH; encoded by the exons AGTGAAGACAGTGTTGACCTAAGGCAGACCTATACTCCACTTTCTTCATCAACAGAATATTCAAGTTCTGTAGATTCTTCACTTTTTTATGCACCATGGTCTACTTATGGAGACGATATTAAACAGCCTTCTAATTCTCAGATCAATGTAAAGAACAG gattcAAACGGAAAGAAATGACTATGGCAGTGAAACAGACTTATATGGACTTGTGTCTAATATTTTGGAAGAACAAGATAAGTCACAGCCGTATTTTGCTGAGGG GACCTGCTCCTCCAATTTAAAGTCAGTTTGGCCAATGAACACAAGCAGATTTGCAGATCACCATGACCTCTTAACAGAAACCAAAAGGCCAATAGATACAGCCATCTCTCAGCAAGCTTTTTATAGTGGTGAATCTGTGTCAGCAGTGGAAAAGCAATACCTGCATAATAGTAATCTAATACCACAACAAAAAGTAGATGAACTTTATCATGGATTTACTGGTTTAGACCTTGAAGAACAATGGATGTACCCCTCACGAAGTGATCATTCTAACTGTTACAATATCCAGACAAATGATACAGCTAAGACAACATTCCAAGATTATCCATTTATCAAAAACTGTTTTACATCACAAACTGGTCTGTCTGACATCATGAAAGAATCAGGAGTTGATACTTACTCttatggaagagagaaaatatgtgcTAAAGGTCTTGAAGTACCATTACAGCAAAAAAGGGCAGAAATGTTTCTTTCTCAATTTAATAGATACAGTGAAAATGCAGATTATTGTAGATACCCAGAATATGTTCATCCTAATAAGGCTAAGCTTAATAAGTGTTCGAATTTTAGTGTCCAAGATAGTAAAAAATTAGCTAATGGTACACCTGAAACACCAACTCTAGAAGCAGACACCTATACCAAGTTATTTCAGGTTAAACcagcaaatcagaaaaaaatggaggagaCAATACCTGGCCAGCAGAATTTCACATTTCCAAAAACCACACCACATCTGACAGAAAAACAGTTTGCAAAGGAAGCAGGATTCACTGCTGATTTTGGCATAAAATCAGAATATGGACTAAAACCTCACACAGCTTGTCCAGCTAATAATGATTTTGCTAATGTCACAGAAAAACAACAGTTTACTAAACCTGACCCCCCAAATTCAGAGTATTTTAAATCCATGAATTTATTATCAAGCTCAGCAACATTTTCAGGAGGTATCAACTTAAGTAGACCAACGTGGATGAACGTTCAAACAAAAAGTAACACTCCTATTCCTTATCGGAATCAAGGTAACTTGATGAAATTAAATAGTCACGTAAGTGTAGCTTCAAAAGGTTCTAACCATCCTTCAGATTTCCCCCAACTGTTATCCATAAATTTAACCCCAAATAGCAGTTTATTTCAGAAGTATTGCCAAGAAAACCCTTCAGCATTTTCTAGTTTTGATTTCAGTTACAATGGTGCAGAAAGAATTCAATCTGTCAATCACATGGAAGGACTGACAAAGACTGGAGAAGAAAATCTCTTTGAATCAGTtactgataaaaaaataaagcaaccaaATGGATTTTGTGATAACTATTCAGCTCAGCAGTATGGGATCAttgaaaatgtaaacaaacatAATTTTCAAGCTAAGAATGGACATTATGATCCTGAAGAAGGTCCAAAGCATTTAGATGGCTTATCTCAAAATACATATCAAGATCTGTTGGAGTCACAGGGTCATTTTAATAGCCACAGTCAGGGAAGTGGAGACAACAATATTAATAGCCGTGTGAATCGCACACAGGCATCATGCTTTTCTAATAATTATATGATGGGAGATTTAAGGCATAATCAAAGTTTTCAACCACTTGGCTCAAATGGGTTTCCCCTAAGATCCACTCACCCATTTGGCCATTCAGTTGTTCCACTGTTGGATtcttatgatttgttttcttATGATGACTTAAGCCATTTATACCCTTATTTTAATGATATGATGTATGGTGATAATTCCTTTTCTGGTTTCGTGCCAACTTTTGGATTTCAAAGACCAATTAAAACCCGTAGTGGACCAGCCAGTGAACTTCATATTCGACTAGAAGAATGCTATGAACAATGGAGAGcattagaaaaggagagaaaaaag ACTGAATTGGCTCTGGCCAAGAATTACCCAGGAAAAAAAGTATCCAGTACTAACAACACTCCAATTCCAAGGCTGACCTCCAACCCATCTCGAGTTGATCGCTTAATTGTGGATGAACTACGGGAACAAGCCAGA GTTGTGACTCTACTAGGCAAAATGGAACGTCTTCGAAGTTCTCCCCTTCATGCCAATATCTCTACTGCTCTTGATAGACACTTGGAGTCCATTCACATTGTACAGTCACGTAGAAAGGATGAAATTGTTAATGCTTCAAACAGACAAAGGCAAGGAGTTCCTAGATGCCAAGATGACAGAG ATGTTTTTGCCCTTGCTTCAGCAATTAAAGAGATGTGTGTGGCTACTCGGAAAGCACGTACTACCCTGTGGTGTGCACTGCAGATGACCTTGCCAAAAACAGCCAGTACAGCTGGCCAAACAGATGTGGAAAAAGCTTTACAAGATATAGTAAACTGTGAAGACAAAGTCCATGAAAACATAAATAGTAGCAATCCAATGAACCAGAGAGGTGAAGCAAACAAACATTAA
- the MEIOC gene encoding meiosis-specific coiled-coil domain-containing protein MEIOC isoform X2 has product MEPKVAFRGGANRCWNLRADPSSRLTDVFNSVMLTGSTSFYDCYKSQSEDSVDLRQTYTPLSSSTEYSSSVDSSLFYAPWSTYGDDIKQPSNSQINVKNRIQTERNDYGSETDLYGLVSNILEEQDKSQPYFAEGTCSSNLKSVWPMNTSRFADHHDLLTETKRPIDTAISQQAFYSGESVSAVEKQYLHNSNLIPQQKVDELYHGFTGLDLEEQWMYPSRSDHSNCYNIQTNDTAKTTFQDYPFIKNCFTSQTGLSDIMKESGVDTYSYGREKICAKGLEVPLQQKRAEMFLSQFNRYSENADYCRYPEYVHPNKAKLNKCSNFSVQDSKKLANGTPETPTLEADTYTKLFQVKPANQKKMEETIPGQQNFTFPKTTPHLTEKQFAKEAGFTADFGIKSEYGLKPHTACPANNDFANVTEKQQFTKPDPPNSEYFKSMNLLSSSATFSGGINLSRPTWMNVQTKSNTPIPYRNQGNLMKLNSHVSVASKGSNHPSDFPQLLSINLTPNSSLFQKYCQENPSAFSSFDFSYNGAERIQSVNHMEGLTKTGEENLFESVTDKKIKQPNGFCDNYSAQQYGIIENVNKHNFQAKNGHYDPEEGPKHLDGLSQNTYQDLLESQGHFNSHSQGSGDNNINSRVNRTQASCFSNNYMMGDLRHNQSFQPLGSNGFPLRSTHPFGHSVVPLLDSYDLFSYDDLSHLYPYFNDMMYGDNSFSGFVPTFGFQRPIKTRSGPASELHIRLEECYEQWRALEKERKKTELALAKNYPGKKVSSTNNTPIPRLTSNPSRVDRLIVDELREQARVVTLLGKMERLRSSPLHANISTALDRHLESIHIVQSRRKDEIVNASNRQRQGVPRCQDDRDVFALASAIKEMCVATRKARTTLWCALQMTLPKTASTAGQTDVEKALQDIVNCEDKVHENINSSNPMNQRGEANKH; this is encoded by the exons AGTGAAGACAGTGTTGACCTAAGGCAGACCTATACTCCACTTTCTTCATCAACAGAATATTCAAGTTCTGTAGATTCTTCACTTTTTTATGCACCATGGTCTACTTATGGAGACGATATTAAACAGCCTTCTAATTCTCAGATCAATGTAAAGAACAG gattcAAACGGAAAGAAATGACTATGGCAGTGAAACAGACTTATATGGACTTGTGTCTAATATTTTGGAAGAACAAGATAAGTCACAGCCGTATTTTGCTGAGGG GACCTGCTCCTCCAATTTAAAGTCAGTTTGGCCAATGAACACAAGCAGATTTGCAGATCACCATGACCTCTTAACAGAAACCAAAAGGCCAATAGATACAGCCATCTCTCAGCAAGCTTTTTATAGTGGTGAATCTGTGTCAGCAGTGGAAAAGCAATACCTGCATAATAGTAATCTAATACCACAACAAAAAGTAGATGAACTTTATCATGGATTTACTGGTTTAGACCTTGAAGAACAATGGATGTACCCCTCACGAAGTGATCATTCTAACTGTTACAATATCCAGACAAATGATACAGCTAAGACAACATTCCAAGATTATCCATTTATCAAAAACTGTTTTACATCACAAACTGGTCTGTCTGACATCATGAAAGAATCAGGAGTTGATACTTACTCttatggaagagagaaaatatgtgcTAAAGGTCTTGAAGTACCATTACAGCAAAAAAGGGCAGAAATGTTTCTTTCTCAATTTAATAGATACAGTGAAAATGCAGATTATTGTAGATACCCAGAATATGTTCATCCTAATAAGGCTAAGCTTAATAAGTGTTCGAATTTTAGTGTCCAAGATAGTAAAAAATTAGCTAATGGTACACCTGAAACACCAACTCTAGAAGCAGACACCTATACCAAGTTATTTCAGGTTAAACcagcaaatcagaaaaaaatggaggagaCAATACCTGGCCAGCAGAATTTCACATTTCCAAAAACCACACCACATCTGACAGAAAAACAGTTTGCAAAGGAAGCAGGATTCACTGCTGATTTTGGCATAAAATCAGAATATGGACTAAAACCTCACACAGCTTGTCCAGCTAATAATGATTTTGCTAATGTCACAGAAAAACAACAGTTTACTAAACCTGACCCCCCAAATTCAGAGTATTTTAAATCCATGAATTTATTATCAAGCTCAGCAACATTTTCAGGAGGTATCAACTTAAGTAGACCAACGTGGATGAACGTTCAAACAAAAAGTAACACTCCTATTCCTTATCGGAATCAAGGTAACTTGATGAAATTAAATAGTCACGTAAGTGTAGCTTCAAAAGGTTCTAACCATCCTTCAGATTTCCCCCAACTGTTATCCATAAATTTAACCCCAAATAGCAGTTTATTTCAGAAGTATTGCCAAGAAAACCCTTCAGCATTTTCTAGTTTTGATTTCAGTTACAATGGTGCAGAAAGAATTCAATCTGTCAATCACATGGAAGGACTGACAAAGACTGGAGAAGAAAATCTCTTTGAATCAGTtactgataaaaaaataaagcaaccaaATGGATTTTGTGATAACTATTCAGCTCAGCAGTATGGGATCAttgaaaatgtaaacaaacatAATTTTCAAGCTAAGAATGGACATTATGATCCTGAAGAAGGTCCAAAGCATTTAGATGGCTTATCTCAAAATACATATCAAGATCTGTTGGAGTCACAGGGTCATTTTAATAGCCACAGTCAGGGAAGTGGAGACAACAATATTAATAGCCGTGTGAATCGCACACAGGCATCATGCTTTTCTAATAATTATATGATGGGAGATTTAAGGCATAATCAAAGTTTTCAACCACTTGGCTCAAATGGGTTTCCCCTAAGATCCACTCACCCATTTGGCCATTCAGTTGTTCCACTGTTGGATtcttatgatttgttttcttATGATGACTTAAGCCATTTATACCCTTATTTTAATGATATGATGTATGGTGATAATTCCTTTTCTGGTTTCGTGCCAACTTTTGGATTTCAAAGACCAATTAAAACCCGTAGTGGACCAGCCAGTGAACTTCATATTCGACTAGAAGAATGCTATGAACAATGGAGAGcattagaaaaggagagaaaaaag ACTGAATTGGCTCTGGCCAAGAATTACCCAGGAAAAAAAGTATCCAGTACTAACAACACTCCAATTCCAAGGCTGACCTCCAACCCATCTCGAGTTGATCGCTTAATTGTGGATGAACTACGGGAACAAGCCAGA GTTGTGACTCTACTAGGCAAAATGGAACGTCTTCGAAGTTCTCCCCTTCATGCCAATATCTCTACTGCTCTTGATAGACACTTGGAGTCCATTCACATTGTACAGTCACGTAGAAAGGATGAAATTGTTAATGCTTCAAACAGACAAAGGCAAGGAGTTCCTAGATGCCAAGATGACAGAG ATGTTTTTGCCCTTGCTTCAGCAATTAAAGAGATGTGTGTGGCTACTCGGAAAGCACGTACTACCCTGTGGTGTGCACTGCAGATGACCTTGCCAAAAACAGCCAGTACAGCTGGCCAAACAGATGTGGAAAAAGCTTTACAAGATATAGTAAACTGTGAAGACAAAGTCCATGAAAACATAAATAGTAGCAATCCAATGAACCAGAGAGGTGAAGCAAACAAACATTAA
- the MEIOC gene encoding meiosis-specific coiled-coil domain-containing protein MEIOC isoform X4, with translation MESEDSVDLRQTYTPLSSSTEYSSSVDSSLFYAPWSTYGDDIKQPSNSQINVKNRIQTERNDYGSETDLYGLVSNILEEQDKSQPYFAEGTCSSNLKSVWPMNTSRFADHHDLLTETKRPIDTAISQQAFYSGESVSAVEKQYLHNSNLIPQQKVDELYHGFTGLDLEEQWMYPSRSDHSNCYNIQTNDTAKTTFQDYPFIKNCFTSQTGLSDIMKESGVDTYSYGREKICAKGLEVPLQQKRAEMFLSQFNRYSENADYCRYPEYVHPNKAKLNKCSNFSVQDSKKLANGTPETPTLEADTYTKLFQVKPANQKKMEETIPGQQNFTFPKTTPHLTEKQFAKEAGFTADFGIKSEYGLKPHTACPANNDFANVTEKQQFTKPDPPNSEYFKSMNLLSSSATFSGGINLSRPTWMNVQTKSNTPIPYRNQGNLMKLNSHVSVASKGSNHPSDFPQLLSINLTPNSSLFQKYCQENPSAFSSFDFSYNGAERIQSVNHMEGLTKTGEENLFESVTDKKIKQPNGFCDNYSAQQYGIIENVNKHNFQAKNGHYDPEEGPKHLDGLSQNTYQDLLESQGHFNSHSQGSGDNNINSRVNRTQASCFSNNYMMGDLRHNQSFQPLGSNGFPLRSTHPFGHSVVPLLDSYDLFSYDDLSHLYPYFNDMMYGDNSFSGFVPTFGFQRPIKTRSGPASELHIRLEECYEQWRALEKERKKTELALAKNYPGKKVSSTNNTPIPRLTSNPSRVDRLIVDELREQARVVTLLGKMERLRSSPLHANISTALDRHLESIHIVQSRRKDEIVNASNRQRQGVPRCQDDRDVFALASAIKEMCVATRKARTTLWCALQMTLPKTASTAGQTDVEKALQDIVNCEDKVHENINSSNPMNQRGEANKH, from the exons AGTGAAGACAGTGTTGACCTAAGGCAGACCTATACTCCACTTTCTTCATCAACAGAATATTCAAGTTCTGTAGATTCTTCACTTTTTTATGCACCATGGTCTACTTATGGAGACGATATTAAACAGCCTTCTAATTCTCAGATCAATGTAAAGAACAG gattcAAACGGAAAGAAATGACTATGGCAGTGAAACAGACTTATATGGACTTGTGTCTAATATTTTGGAAGAACAAGATAAGTCACAGCCGTATTTTGCTGAGGG GACCTGCTCCTCCAATTTAAAGTCAGTTTGGCCAATGAACACAAGCAGATTTGCAGATCACCATGACCTCTTAACAGAAACCAAAAGGCCAATAGATACAGCCATCTCTCAGCAAGCTTTTTATAGTGGTGAATCTGTGTCAGCAGTGGAAAAGCAATACCTGCATAATAGTAATCTAATACCACAACAAAAAGTAGATGAACTTTATCATGGATTTACTGGTTTAGACCTTGAAGAACAATGGATGTACCCCTCACGAAGTGATCATTCTAACTGTTACAATATCCAGACAAATGATACAGCTAAGACAACATTCCAAGATTATCCATTTATCAAAAACTGTTTTACATCACAAACTGGTCTGTCTGACATCATGAAAGAATCAGGAGTTGATACTTACTCttatggaagagagaaaatatgtgcTAAAGGTCTTGAAGTACCATTACAGCAAAAAAGGGCAGAAATGTTTCTTTCTCAATTTAATAGATACAGTGAAAATGCAGATTATTGTAGATACCCAGAATATGTTCATCCTAATAAGGCTAAGCTTAATAAGTGTTCGAATTTTAGTGTCCAAGATAGTAAAAAATTAGCTAATGGTACACCTGAAACACCAACTCTAGAAGCAGACACCTATACCAAGTTATTTCAGGTTAAACcagcaaatcagaaaaaaatggaggagaCAATACCTGGCCAGCAGAATTTCACATTTCCAAAAACCACACCACATCTGACAGAAAAACAGTTTGCAAAGGAAGCAGGATTCACTGCTGATTTTGGCATAAAATCAGAATATGGACTAAAACCTCACACAGCTTGTCCAGCTAATAATGATTTTGCTAATGTCACAGAAAAACAACAGTTTACTAAACCTGACCCCCCAAATTCAGAGTATTTTAAATCCATGAATTTATTATCAAGCTCAGCAACATTTTCAGGAGGTATCAACTTAAGTAGACCAACGTGGATGAACGTTCAAACAAAAAGTAACACTCCTATTCCTTATCGGAATCAAGGTAACTTGATGAAATTAAATAGTCACGTAAGTGTAGCTTCAAAAGGTTCTAACCATCCTTCAGATTTCCCCCAACTGTTATCCATAAATTTAACCCCAAATAGCAGTTTATTTCAGAAGTATTGCCAAGAAAACCCTTCAGCATTTTCTAGTTTTGATTTCAGTTACAATGGTGCAGAAAGAATTCAATCTGTCAATCACATGGAAGGACTGACAAAGACTGGAGAAGAAAATCTCTTTGAATCAGTtactgataaaaaaataaagcaaccaaATGGATTTTGTGATAACTATTCAGCTCAGCAGTATGGGATCAttgaaaatgtaaacaaacatAATTTTCAAGCTAAGAATGGACATTATGATCCTGAAGAAGGTCCAAAGCATTTAGATGGCTTATCTCAAAATACATATCAAGATCTGTTGGAGTCACAGGGTCATTTTAATAGCCACAGTCAGGGAAGTGGAGACAACAATATTAATAGCCGTGTGAATCGCACACAGGCATCATGCTTTTCTAATAATTATATGATGGGAGATTTAAGGCATAATCAAAGTTTTCAACCACTTGGCTCAAATGGGTTTCCCCTAAGATCCACTCACCCATTTGGCCATTCAGTTGTTCCACTGTTGGATtcttatgatttgttttcttATGATGACTTAAGCCATTTATACCCTTATTTTAATGATATGATGTATGGTGATAATTCCTTTTCTGGTTTCGTGCCAACTTTTGGATTTCAAAGACCAATTAAAACCCGTAGTGGACCAGCCAGTGAACTTCATATTCGACTAGAAGAATGCTATGAACAATGGAGAGcattagaaaaggagagaaaaaag ACTGAATTGGCTCTGGCCAAGAATTACCCAGGAAAAAAAGTATCCAGTACTAACAACACTCCAATTCCAAGGCTGACCTCCAACCCATCTCGAGTTGATCGCTTAATTGTGGATGAACTACGGGAACAAGCCAGA GTTGTGACTCTACTAGGCAAAATGGAACGTCTTCGAAGTTCTCCCCTTCATGCCAATATCTCTACTGCTCTTGATAGACACTTGGAGTCCATTCACATTGTACAGTCACGTAGAAAGGATGAAATTGTTAATGCTTCAAACAGACAAAGGCAAGGAGTTCCTAGATGCCAAGATGACAGAG ATGTTTTTGCCCTTGCTTCAGCAATTAAAGAGATGTGTGTGGCTACTCGGAAAGCACGTACTACCCTGTGGTGTGCACTGCAGATGACCTTGCCAAAAACAGCCAGTACAGCTGGCCAAACAGATGTGGAAAAAGCTTTACAAGATATAGTAAACTGTGAAGACAAAGTCCATGAAAACATAAATAGTAGCAATCCAATGAACCAGAGAGGTGAAGCAAACAAACATTAA